The following are encoded in a window of Corvus hawaiiensis isolate bCorHaw1 chromosome 38, bCorHaw1.pri.cur, whole genome shotgun sequence genomic DNA:
- the LOC125319244 gene encoding keratin-associated protein 16-1-like, with the protein MSRCVPVHPSTSGHVPACPSASGRVRACPSVSQHVRACPSASQCVPVRPAVSGRVPARPSVSLLVRGRVPARPAVSQCVPVRPSASQCVPVRPAVSGRVPARPSMSLLVRGRVPACPSVSQCVPVRPSASQCVRLCPAVSQRVPACPCWCGAVSQHVPVRPSVSQCIRLCPAVSQCVPACPCWCGAVSQHVQLCPSASQCVPVCPSASSRVPAHPSMSLLVRGRVPACPSVSQRVPACPAASERAGPCWCRAVSQRVQLCPSASQRVRVCPRMSGHVPAHPAVSERVRACPAVSQCVPAHLAMSQPIWPHARVSQRVPVRPSASRCVPACLAVSQHVWPRTSASQCVPARPAVSERIPVCPSTSGHVRACPATSQHVPVCPSTFQCVPVCPSVSQRIQPCPSASGRVRAHQAASQHVPVHPSMSQHVPVCPSASGHVRARPATSQCVPVRPSASQCVPVRPAASQRIPACLVMSQRVPARLTMSQRVRPRASVSGCVPVRPSTSQCVPVHPSVSQCIRPCPSASGHIPACPSVSQCVPACPSASQHIPVCPSASQRVLVHPAMSERVRPHPSMSQRVPVCPSMSQRIPAHPSVSQCIPACPSASGHVRARPATSQHVPACPSVSQHVPAHPSTSQCVPVHPSVSQRIRLCPSASGHVPAHPSVSQRVPAHPSVSQCIPARPATCQRVPACPSASQCVPVHPSVSQCIPARPATCQRVPACPSASQCVPVHPSVSQCIPARPATCQRVPACPSASQRVPALPVASQHVPTRPAMSESVRLHVPARPSASQRIPVHPSASQCVPARPSTSQCVPVRPSVSQCVPLCPSASQYLPACPSALPVCPSASQCVPVHPSASQHVPVHPSVSQCVPAHPSAS; encoded by the exons aTGTCCCGGTGtgtcccagtgcatcccagcaCATCCGGCCATGTCCCAGCGTGTCCCAGCGCGTCCGGCCGTGTCCGAGCGtgtcccagtgtgtcccagcacGTCCGAGCGTGTCCCAGTGCgtcccagtgtgtcccagtgcGTCCGGCTGTGTCCGGCCGTGTCCCAGCGCGTCCCAGCGTGTCCCTGTTGGTGCGGGGCCGTGTCCCAGCACgtccagctgtgtcccagtgtgtcccagtgcGTCCCAGTGCGTCCCAGTGCGTCCCAGTGCGTCCGGCTGTGTCCGGCCGTGTCCCAGCGCGTCCCAGCATGTCCCTGTTGGTGCGGGGCCGTGTCCCAGCAtgtcccagtgtgtcccagtgtgtcccagtgcGTCCCAGTGCGTCCCAGTGCGTCCGGCTGTGTCCGGCCGTGTCCCAGCGCGTCCCAGCGTGTCCCTGTTGGTGCGGGGCCGTGTCCCAGCATGTCCCAGTGCgtcccagtgtgtcccagtgcaTCCGGCTGTGTCCGGCCGTGTCCCAGTGCGTCCCAGCGTGTCCCTGTTGGTGCGGGGCCGTGTCCCAGCACgtccagctgtgtcccagcGCGTCCCAGTGTGTTCCAGTGTGTCCCAGTGCGTCCAGCCGTGTCCCAGCGCATCCCAGCATGTCCCTGTTGGTGCGGGGCCGTGTCCCAGCAtgtcccagtgtgtcccagcgCGTCCCAGCATGTCCGGCTGCGTCAGAGCGTGCAGGGCCGTGTTGGTGCAGGGCCGTGTCCCAGCGtgtccagctgtgtcccagtgcgTCCCAGCGCGTCCGAGTGTGTCCCAGAATGTCCGGCCACGTGCCAGCACATCCGGCCGTGTCCGAGCGTGTCCG AGCGTGTCCGGCCGtgtcccagtgtgtcccagcgCATCTGGCCATGTCCCAGCCCATCTGGCCACATGCCAGGGTGTCCCAGCGCGTCCCAGTGCGTCCCAGTGCGTCCCGGTGCGTCCCAGCATGTCTGGCCGTGTCCCAGCACGTCTGGCCACGTACCAGCGCgtcccagtgtgtcccagcccgTCCGGCCGTGTCCGAGCGCatcccagtgtgtcccagcacGTCCGGGCATGTCCGAGCATGTCCGGCCACGTCCCAGCACgtcccagtgtgtcccagcacattccagtgtgtcccagtgtgtcccagcgTGTCCCAGCGTATCCAGCCATGCCCCAGCGCGTCCGGCCGTGTCCGAGCGCATCAGGCTGCGTCCCAGCATGTCCCAGTGCACCCCAGCATGTCCCAGCAtgtcccagtgtgtcccagcgCATCCGGCCATGTCCGAGCGCGTCCGGCCACgtcccagtgtgtcccagtgcGTCCCAGTGCGTCCCAGTGCGTCCCAGTGCGTCCGGCCGCATCTCAGCGCATCCCAGCATGTCTGGTCATGTCCCAGCGCGTCCCAGCACGTCTGACCATGTCCCAGCGCGTCCGGCCACGTGCCAGCGTGTccggctgtgtcccagtgcgtcccagcacatcccagtgtgtcccagtgcatcccagcgTGTCCCAGTGCATCCGGCCATGTCCGAGCGCGTCCGGCCACATCCCAGCATGTCCCAGCGtgtcccagtgtgtcccagcatGTCCCAGCgcatcccagcacatcccagtgtgtcccagtgcatcccagcgTGTCCTAGTGCATCCGGCCATGTCCGAGCGCGTCCGGCCACATCCCAGCATGTCCCAGCGtgtcccagtgtgtcccagcatGTCCCAGCgcatcccagcacatcccagtgtgtcccagtgcatcccagcgTGTCCCAGTGCATCCGGCCATGTCCGAGCGCGTCCGGCCACATCCCAGCATGTCCCAGCGtgtcccagtgtgtcccagcatGTCCCAGCgcatcccagcacatcccagtgtgtcccagtgcatcccagcgTGTCCCAGCGCATCCGGCTATGTCCGAGCGCATCCGGCCAcgtcccagcacatcccagtgtgtcccagcgcgtcccagcacatcccagtgtgtcccagtgcatcccagcgCGTCCGGCCACGTGCCAGCGTGTCCCAGCGtgtcccagtgcatcccagtgcgtcccagtgcatcccagtgtgtcccagtgcatcccagcgCGTCCGGCCACGTGCCAGCGTGTCCCAGCGtgtcccagtgcatcccagtgcgtcccagtgcatcccagtgtgtcccagtgcatcccagcgCGTCCGGCCACGTGCCAGCGTGTCCCAGCGtgtcccagtgcatcccagcgTGTCCCAGCGCTTCCAGTTGCGTCCCAGCACGTGCCAACGCGTCCGGCCATGTCCGAGAGCGTCCGGCTGCATGTCCCAGCAcgtcccagtgcatcccagcgcatcccagtgcatcccagcgcgtcccagtgtgtcccagcgCGTCCCAGTACctcccagtgtgtcccagtgcGTCCCAGCGTGTCCCAGTGTGTCCCACTGTGTCCCAGCGCGTCCCAGTACCTCCCAGCGTGTCCCAGTGC CctcccagtgtgtcccagtgcGTCTCAGTGcgtcccagtgcatcccagcgCATCCCAGCAtgtcccagtgcatcccagcgtgtcccagtgtgtcccagcgCATCCCAGTGCATCCTAG